CGGCGACCGTCGGGTGGTCGAAGAGCCGCAGCAGGGGCAGCCGGACGCCGAACCGTTCGGCCAGCCGCTGCTGCACCTGGCCCAGCAACAGGGACTGCCCGCCGACGTCGAAGAAGCTGTCGGTGCGGCCGACCGCGTCCCGGTCGAGCACGGCGCACCAGATGTCGTGCACGATCCGCTCGGTGGGGGTGGCCGGTAGGTCCCCGGCGCGCACGGCCCGGCCCGGGTCCGGCAGTGCCCGCTCGTCGACCTTCCCGCTGACGGTCAGAGGGAACTCCGCGACCGGCACGACGGCGCGGGGCAGCGCGTACTCGGGTAGTTGCCGGGCCAGGGCGGCCCGTAGCGCCGCCGGGTCGACCGGTGTCCCGGCCGGACGGACGTACGCCAGCAGTTCGCCGTCGCGCGCGATGGCCCGCACCTCGGCGATGCCCGGCTCGGCGGCGAGCACCGCCTCGATCTCGGTCAGTTCGACCCGGAACCCACGCACCTTGACCTGCCGGTCGAGCCGGCCGAGACAGCGCAGCTCGCCGGTGGGCAGCAGCTCACCCAGGTCGCCCGTGCGGTACACCGGCACACCGTCGGGGTCGTGGCCGAACCGGTCGCTGTCCTGGTCGAGGTAGCCGGGTGCGAGGTGTCCACTGCGCACCACGATCTCGCCGTCCGGAGCCAGCCGCAGCGCGTACCCGGGCAGGGCGGTGCCGACCGGCAGCGGACCGGTGGCCGTGCGGTCGACGTCGGCCAGCGGCAGCGCGTACCGGGCGGCGAAGGTGAATTCGGTTGCCCCGTAGCCGTTGACCAGCACGCAGCCCGGTGCGAAGCGGCCCCGGGCGCGGGCGGCGTCGGTGTAGCTGGCCTGTTCGCCGCCGAGCAGCACCACCCGGACCCGGTCCAGCCGCTCGACGCCCGGGGTGTCCAGCAGGTACCGGTAGACGGTCGGGGTGGAGTGGTAGATCGTGACGCCGTGCCGGGCCAGCTGCTCGGCGGCGTACGCCAGGCCGTGCCGGCGCAGGTCGACCGGCACGACGGCGGCACCGGTGAGGAGCGCCGGGTACAGGTCGGGGATGGCGGCGTCGAAGCTGAACGAGGCGAGCAAGCTGAGCCGGTCATCTGGCCGCAGGTCGAGGGTGGCGATCTGGTTGTCCACCACGTGCGTCAGGTTGCGGTGGCTCTGCCCGACCGCCTTGGGTCGCCCGGTGGAGCCGGAGGTGAACAGCACGTACGCGAGCGCGTCCGGGTCCACCGGCACCGGTCGCAGCGGCGCGGCCCGCACGTCGACGGCCGGGACGACCCGCAGGCCGGGCCGGTCGGTGGCGAGGCGCCGGGCCAGTTCGGTGTGCTCGCCACCGCAGAGCAGGACGGTCATCTCGGCACCGTCGAGCAGGTGCCGCAGCCGCTGCTCCGGGAACCCGGGGTCGAGTGGCACGTAGGTGGCCCCTGCGGCGAGCGTGCCGAGGATGGCGGCGATGGTGCCGGCGCCGTGCCCGGTCAGCAGGCCGACCCGGACACCGGGCCGGACACCGGCCGCGGCCAGCAGCTCGGCGTGCCCACCGGCCAGGCCGGCGAGGCCGGCATAGTGGAGCGGGCCGGTGTCGCCGAGCACGGCGGGATGGTCGGGGCAGGCGGCAGCGGCATCGCCGAAGCGATGGATCAGCGTCGAGGTGCCCATCTCAGGAGGCGCACACCGTCGCTCCACAACAGACGGACGCGCAGCAATCGACAGCCAAGATCATGATCCCCCCCAGGACGTCACAATGGAAGGAGCATATGGCTCGATGCATGTCGCGAAAGATCATCGACTAGAGTCGACCCGAAGGGGCTATCGACGGCTCCGACGAGGGTCGGCGAATATCGTCCGATCATCCCCCTGGCGCGGCGCGCAATTTTCGCCTAAAGCGTCAACCGGCAACCATTTTTCCGGTTGCATTTCATTTGCGCAGTGGAATTTCCCGGTCAATAGCACCTCGTCCGAATAGCGACATCAAAACGTTCAATCCCCGACAGATGGCGGCGCAACGGGCGCGACTCCGCCGTCCGGATCGCGCGGCAACCCCGCCACCATCTCCCGGAACTCCCGCACCGTGACCGCCTCGCGCAGCGTCGCGAACACCGCACCCGCGCCGGCCCGGGCGGTCGCCTCGTCGACCCCGGCCCGCTCCCCCACCAGACGCAGAAACTCCGCCGGTCCGGCGGCCACCGGCGGCCCGGCCGCGGCTCGATCCGTTCCGCCCACATAGCCGTTCAGCTCGTCCGGGAGCTGTCCGGCCAGGTCGGCCGTCGGACAGCCGGTCACCCGTTCGGCCATCGTCTGGAGCACGGCACGAGCCACCACGGCGGCCTGCTCGGTCGGCAGCCCGGAGCGCCGGGACACTGCGTCGATGAAGCGGGGGAACCGCACGCCGCCCTCCTGTCCGCCACGGGACCCGCGCTTACCCGGGCGCGGTCGCGGCAAACGGCGACGCGGTCAGCGCAGCAGGCCCACGGCCCGCAGGTGGTCGAAGATGAGGTGGTCGACCGGCGAGGTGCGGTGCCGGTCGGCGTACCCGAGCCAGGCCGTCTCGGCAATCTCGTTGGCCGGCCGCAACTGCCCCTCGTATCCCGCCCGATAGCAGATCATCCGCACGGTGGTGCCGGCCGCGTGGCCGTGTGCCTGGGCGCTGAACGTGCCCAGGTGCGCCGCACCGCCCACGTCGACCGTGACGCTCAGCTCCTCCTCGACCTCCCGGCGCAGGGTGTCCAGGTCGGTCTCCCCCGGCTCGCGCTTGCCACCCGGCAGGTACCACACGTCCTTGCCCCGGGACCGGGTGCTCAGCACCAGCCCGTCCTCGATGAGGATCCAGGCCACCTTGTCGATCTCGGACACGCCACCCCTCCCGCCGCTGGGACGGGCACGCTATCACCGGCACCAGCCGGAGCGGGTCACACCGCGTCGGGCGCGGGCTCCTCGGTCAGCAGGTCGAGCAGCAGCGCAGCGGTCCAGCTGAATGCCGGCGAGCCCAGCCCGGCACCGGTGTCCGGATGGAAGTACTCGTGGCAGCCGGCCCCGGCGACCAGCCCGATCATCGACTGGCGCAGCCCGGCGGCCAGCTCGGGATGCCCGTGCGCGAGCAGTCCGCGCCGTACCAGCCACCCGACGTTCAGCCAGCTCGGCCCGCGCCAGTAGCGCAGCGGCTCGAAGTCCGGCGCGGTCCGGTCGTAGCTGGGCAGCGGTCGGTCCATCCGCCGAGCCACCCCGAAACGCGCCGACCGCGCCTCGACGACCAGCGCGTCGGCCTGCCGGGTCGGCAGGTCGGGCAGGATCAGCGGTGCCAGCCCGAGCACGGTACGGGCCGGGATGAGCTGGTCTGTGCGCAGGTCACGGGGGGCGAACGCACCGGTGGCCGGGTCGTACAGCCGGCGCACCACGGCCTCGGTGATCCGCGCGGCGCGGGCCCGGTGTGGCCCCGGGTCGGCGCCGACCAGCGCGGCGATCCGGGCCAGCGCGTGTTCGGCCGCCCCGAACGCCGCGTTGAACAGCGGGCACTCCACCAGGAACGGATGCCCGTCGGCCAGGTCCCGGTCGCGGTAGCCCCGGTCCCGGTAGGCCGCGACGATCGCCAGGTAGCGCGCGTAGTCCAGGTCCGTGGGGCGGTGCGCGGCGTCGGCGTGCGCGGTGTCGTGCCGGCGGTACGCGCGCATCACCGCCGCCTCGGCCGGCACGGCGGC
The nucleotide sequence above comes from Micromonospora sp. NBC_00389. Encoded proteins:
- a CDS encoding DUF2267 domain-containing protein, which gives rise to MRFPRFIDAVSRRSGLPTEQAAVVARAVLQTMAERVTGCPTADLAGQLPDELNGYVGGTDRAAAGPPVAAGPAEFLRLVGERAGVDEATARAGAGAVFATLREAVTVREFREMVAGLPRDPDGGVAPVAPPSVGD
- a CDS encoding NUDIX hydrolase — encoded protein: MSEIDKVAWILIEDGLVLSTRSRGKDVWYLPGGKREPGETDLDTLRREVEEELSVTVDVGGAAHLGTFSAQAHGHAAGTTVRMICYRAGYEGQLRPANEIAETAWLGYADRHRTSPVDHLIFDHLRAVGLLR
- a CDS encoding MGH1-like glycoside hydrolase domain-containing protein yields the protein MTAVPTRTGGPADLAGLRRLAVATLDANWEHDHTVPSRTLYPHQWSWDSAFIAVGLAQVRPERAWRELASLFRAQWADGRVPHIVFNPAMRVGAYFPGPELWRSASAEGAPAVDTSGLVQPPVHALAAWLAYRRAPDPAGLAVLRRLYPALVAQHCYLADRRDLTGDGLVCIVHPWESGLDNSPAWDEPMAAVPAEAAVMRAYRRHDTAHADAAHRPTDLDYARYLAIVAAYRDRGYRDRDLADGHPFLVECPLFNAAFGAAEHALARIAALVGADPGPHRARAARITEAVVRRLYDPATGAFAPRDLRTDQLIPARTVLGLAPLILPDLPTRQADALVVEARSARFGVARRMDRPLPSYDRTAPDFEPLRYWRGPSWLNVGWLVRRGLLAHGHPELAAGLRQSMIGLVAGAGCHEYFHPDTGAGLGSPAFSWTAALLLDLLTEEPAPDAV